One genomic region from Muriicola soli encodes:
- the amaB gene encoding L-piperidine-6-carboxylate dehydrogenase, protein MATAMVDSGIQDALKALKIKELNDGTSTGSKFFSSGEIIDSHSPVDGSLIAQVRTTTKSDYEEVMAKAGDAFIEWRQKPAPLRGEVVRQFGQRLRELKEPLGKLVSYEMGKSYQEGLGEVQEMIDICDFAVGLSRQLHGLTMHSERPGHRMYEQYHPLGIVGIISAFNFPVAVWAWNTALAWVCGDVCVWKPSEKTPLCGIACQNIIAEILEENNLPEGISCLINGDYRVGEMMTHDKRIPLVSATGSIRMGKIVAQAVGARLGKSLLELGGNNAIIVTPNADIKMTIIGAVFGAVGTAGQRCTSTRRLIVHESVYDKVKEALTAAYSQLRIGNPLDESNHVGPLIDKDAVKNYQHAIEQVVAQGGKLLVEGGVLRGEGYESGCYVKPAIAEADNSFDIVQHETFAPILYLIPYSGEVDNAIALQNGVVQGLSSAIMTSDLREAEKFLAASGSDCGIANVNIGTSGAEIGGAFGGEKETGGGRESGSDAWKVYMRRQTNTINYTKDLPLAQGIKFDL, encoded by the coding sequence ATGGCAACTGCAATGGTTGATTCAGGAATACAAGATGCCCTTAAAGCATTAAAAATTAAAGAGCTAAACGACGGTACTTCAACAGGTTCCAAATTCTTTTCTTCGGGAGAGATCATCGATTCCCATTCTCCGGTAGATGGCTCTTTGATAGCTCAGGTACGAACAACCACTAAGTCGGACTACGAAGAGGTGATGGCCAAAGCCGGGGATGCCTTTATTGAATGGCGTCAAAAACCTGCACCCCTCAGGGGTGAAGTAGTGCGGCAATTTGGACAGCGCCTTCGTGAACTTAAGGAACCTCTAGGCAAGCTGGTATCCTATGAAATGGGCAAATCTTATCAGGAAGGTCTGGGAGAAGTGCAGGAAATGATTGATATCTGTGATTTTGCCGTTGGATTGTCAAGGCAATTACATGGACTTACCATGCATTCCGAAAGGCCTGGACACCGTATGTATGAACAGTATCACCCGCTAGGTATAGTTGGAATTATTTCAGCATTTAATTTCCCGGTTGCCGTATGGGCCTGGAACACGGCCCTGGCTTGGGTTTGTGGAGATGTTTGTGTTTGGAAACCTTCTGAAAAGACACCATTATGCGGTATCGCCTGCCAGAATATCATCGCTGAAATTCTGGAGGAAAATAACTTGCCTGAAGGCATCTCTTGTCTTATAAACGGAGATTACAGGGTTGGTGAAATGATGACCCACGACAAACGCATCCCTCTGGTCTCTGCTACAGGTTCTATCCGTATGGGTAAAATTGTTGCTCAGGCAGTAGGCGCCCGATTGGGTAAATCCCTTTTGGAACTCGGTGGTAACAATGCCATAATTGTTACCCCGAATGCCGATATTAAAATGACTATTATCGGAGCTGTTTTTGGTGCTGTAGGGACGGCAGGACAACGATGTACCTCAACCAGAAGGCTCATCGTTCACGAATCAGTTTACGACAAAGTAAAAGAGGCCCTTACAGCCGCCTACAGTCAATTGCGAATCGGTAATCCTCTAGATGAATCAAATCACGTAGGCCCGTTGATTGACAAAGATGCGGTTAAGAATTATCAGCATGCCATTGAACAAGTTGTGGCTCAGGGAGGAAAACTGCTTGTAGAGGGCGGCGTATTGCGGGGAGAGGGTTATGAGAGTGGTTGTTATGTAAAGCCAGCCATTGCTGAAGCTGATAACTCTTTCGACATTGTACAGCACGAGACATTCGCTCCCATTCTTTATTTGATTCCGTATTCCGGAGAAGTGGATAATGCCATTGCCTTGCAAAACGGCGTGGTACAGGGGCTGTCCTCAGCAATTATGACCAGTGATCTCAGGGAGGCAGAAAAATTCCTTGCTGCATCGGGAAGTGATTGTGGTATCGCCAATGTTAACATCGGTACTTCAGGGGCAGAGATCGGCGGTGCTTTTGGAGGAGAAAAAGAGACCGGTGGAGGACGTGAATCGGGATCTGATGCATGGAAAGTTTATATGCGGAGACAGACCAATACGATCAACTATACTAAAGATCTTCCTCTAGCTCAGGGAATAAAATTTGATCTGTAA
- a CDS encoding acyl-ACP desaturase, translating to MKNIRLEVMDAIEPQVSGFMDSFLIPPDEIWQPSDFLPDSQSDGFFDDVEQIREEAKELGYDFWVTLVADTITEEALPTYESWLMDVEGINQHAKENNGWSRWVRAWTAEENRHGDVLNKYLYLSGRVNMRQVEISTQYLINDGFDIGTDRDPYKNFIYTTFQELATNISHKRVGQMAKKKGNLLLGKMCAIIAGDEMRHHLAYREFVKTILGHDPNGMILAFADMMKFKIVMPAHFLRESGGAIGAAFENFSNCAQRLGVYTSQDYIDILKKLNTYWEMGTIRGLNEEAEKARDYLMKLPDRLQRISERMKFPEDQYRFNWVQANGVI from the coding sequence ATGAAGAATATTCGGTTAGAAGTGATGGATGCGATTGAGCCGCAAGTTTCGGGCTTTATGGACTCATTTCTTATACCTCCGGATGAAATTTGGCAACCGTCAGATTTCTTGCCAGATTCACAAAGCGATGGTTTTTTTGATGATGTAGAGCAAATCAGGGAAGAGGCTAAAGAACTGGGATACGACTTTTGGGTAACCCTTGTGGCCGATACCATTACTGAAGAAGCCCTGCCCACCTATGAATCCTGGCTTATGGATGTGGAAGGCATCAATCAGCACGCTAAGGAAAACAACGGTTGGTCCAGATGGGTAAGAGCATGGACGGCTGAGGAAAACAGGCACGGCGATGTGCTGAATAAATACCTCTACCTTTCCGGAAGAGTCAATATGCGTCAGGTGGAAATCTCTACCCAGTACCTGATCAATGATGGATTTGATATCGGAACAGATCGGGACCCCTATAAGAATTTTATTTATACTACTTTCCAGGAATTAGCTACTAACATATCGCATAAGAGAGTAGGCCAAATGGCCAAGAAAAAAGGAAATTTACTTTTGGGTAAAATGTGCGCTATTATAGCCGGGGATGAAATGAGACACCACCTGGCTTACCGGGAGTTTGTGAAAACTATCCTCGGTCATGATCCCAACGGAATGATCCTCGCATTTGCCGATATGATGAAGTTTAAAATTGTAATGCCTGCCCACTTTTTAAGGGAATCGGGAGGAGCAATCGGCGCCGCCTTCGAAAACTTTTCAAATTGCGCCCAGAGATTAGGGGTCTATACTTCTCAGGACTATATAGACATTCTTAAAAAGTTAAACACCTATTGGGAAATGGGGACAATAAGAGGTCTGAATGAGGAGGCTGAAAAAGCGAGAGATTATCTGATGAAACTTCCAGATCGTTTACAGCGAATCTCAGAACGCATGAAATTTCCCGAGGATCAGTATCGCTTCAATTGGGTCCAGGCTAATGGTGTTATCTAA
- a CDS encoding metallophosphoesterase family protein — MRTLVIGDIHAGAKALSQVLKRAGVTHNDRLIFLGDYVDGWSEAVETVEYLMKLQGDHNCIFLRGNHDDLCYHWLDTGEHNPLWLMNGGQATIDSYENAGEQVKKAHLPFYESLRNYHLDNKKRLFLHAGFTNLKGVDFEYFSKTFYWDRTLWELALALDPKIPKDSVSYPKRLLHYSEIYIGHTPLSKIGKSTPYQAANVWNIDTAAAYKGPLTVIDADTKEYWQSDAVHTFYPDENGRN; from the coding sequence ATGAGAACTCTGGTTATTGGTGATATACACGCAGGAGCTAAAGCCCTTTCACAGGTGTTGAAGAGAGCAGGCGTAACCCATAACGACCGGCTTATTTTTTTAGGGGATTATGTGGATGGTTGGAGCGAGGCTGTGGAGACCGTAGAATACTTGATGAAATTACAAGGAGATCACAACTGTATATTTCTGAGGGGTAACCACGATGATCTCTGTTATCACTGGCTTGATACAGGAGAGCACAATCCCCTGTGGTTGATGAATGGGGGACAGGCCACGATAGATTCCTATGAGAATGCGGGGGAACAAGTTAAAAAGGCTCATTTGCCCTTCTACGAATCGCTGCGAAATTACCACCTGGATAATAAAAAAAGACTCTTCCTTCACGCCGGATTTACCAATTTAAAAGGAGTTGATTTTGAATACTTCTCCAAGACTTTTTATTGGGATCGCACGCTTTGGGAACTAGCCTTGGCATTGGATCCAAAGATCCCCAAAGACAGTGTAAGCTACCCAAAACGTTTGTTGCACTACTCTGAGATTTATATAGGACATACCCCTCTGAGCAAGATTGGCAAGTCTACCCCCTATCAGGCGGCCAATGTGTGGAATATCGATACTGCCGCGGCATACAAAGGACCATTGACAGTTATTGATGCAGATACCAAAGAATATTGGCAGAGTGACGCGGTACATACTTTTTATCCCGATGAAAATGGCCGAAACTGA
- a CDS encoding carbohydrate kinase family protein — protein MLSKKVFCIGELLIDFVAENQGADLSKASIFTKKAGGAPANVACAISKLGGRSAFVGCVGEDPFGTYLVNTIDAFDVDLSLIQRTSVFTTLAFVSLAENGERDFVFSRGADRELQYDSSIKSLFRDQMVHLGAATALLGGPLEKAYSHYLFDAITENAFISFDPNFRADLWKGNEKTFIKKCMPYIEKSHLCKFSLEEAQMLSKRDTLAEASEVLHQIGAEIITITLGAEGTWVSTKNTQQTIPSIPVSPVDTTGAGDAFIGCLLQQISQLPSHDMISENESQLMEMVEVANRAGALTTTGYGAIDSLPDRNQLNITE, from the coding sequence ATGCTGTCAAAAAAAGTATTCTGTATTGGTGAATTGCTGATCGATTTTGTAGCAGAAAATCAGGGGGCAGATCTCTCAAAGGCCTCAATCTTTACGAAAAAGGCCGGTGGTGCCCCTGCAAATGTGGCATGTGCAATATCAAAATTAGGTGGAAGAAGTGCTTTTGTTGGCTGTGTGGGTGAAGATCCGTTTGGGACGTATCTAGTGAACACCATAGACGCATTTGACGTAGATCTTTCACTGATACAACGCACTTCAGTTTTTACCACCCTTGCTTTTGTTTCCCTTGCTGAAAATGGGGAAAGAGACTTTGTGTTTTCCCGAGGGGCAGACCGGGAATTGCAATACGACTCCTCCATAAAAAGTTTGTTCAGAGATCAAATGGTTCATCTGGGAGCCGCAACGGCTCTTCTCGGGGGTCCTCTGGAAAAGGCTTATAGTCATTACCTCTTTGACGCTATTACCGAAAATGCATTTATCAGCTTTGATCCTAATTTTCGGGCTGATCTGTGGAAGGGTAACGAAAAAACCTTTATTAAAAAATGTATGCCCTACATTGAAAAATCACATTTGTGTAAATTCAGTCTGGAAGAAGCTCAGATGTTGTCGAAAAGAGACACCCTGGCTGAAGCCAGTGAAGTTTTGCACCAGATTGGGGCCGAGATAATTACAATTACCCTTGGTGCTGAAGGTACCTGGGTGAGTACAAAGAACACACAGCAGACCATCCCTAGCATACCGGTTTCTCCTGTAGATACTACCGGAGCGGGAGATGCATTTATAGGCTGCCTTTTGCAACAAATCAGTCAATTACCCTCTCATGATATGATATCAGAAAACGAATCTCAGCTGATGGAGATGGTAGAGGTTGCCAATAGAGCAGG